A window of Costertonia aggregata contains these coding sequences:
- a CDS encoding RluA family pseudouridine synthase: MEPNDSSDLNENELFEHHRFVAGKGQEPLRVDKFLMNFIENATRNKIQQAAKSGNIWVNDTIVKQNYKVKAGDEVKVLFEHPPHEFLLVPEEIPLDIVYEDDVLLVVNKPAGMVVHPGHGNYSGTLINALLHHIDNLPVNGNERPGLVHRIDKDTSGLLVVAKTDAAMTHLAKQFFDKTSEREYIALVWGNVAEDEGTIEGNIARHPKNRLQMHVYTDGEEGKEAVTHYKVIERLGYVTLVSCKLETGRTHQIRVHMKYIGHTLFNDERYGGDKILKGTTFTKYKQFVDNTFKILPRQALHAKTLGFVHPVSGEFMRFDSEIPQDIADCIEKWRSYAKHSQ; encoded by the coding sequence ATGGAACCAAACGATAGTTCCGATTTAAACGAAAACGAGCTTTTTGAACATCATAGGTTTGTAGCCGGAAAAGGGCAGGAACCCCTGCGGGTAGATAAGTTTTTGATGAACTTTATAGAAAATGCGACCCGAAACAAAATTCAGCAAGCTGCAAAAAGTGGTAATATTTGGGTCAACGATACTATCGTAAAGCAAAACTACAAGGTTAAAGCGGGTGACGAGGTAAAAGTACTCTTTGAACATCCGCCACATGAATTCTTGCTGGTTCCCGAAGAAATACCCTTGGATATTGTTTACGAAGATGATGTGCTTTTGGTCGTGAACAAACCAGCAGGAATGGTAGTTCATCCTGGGCATGGCAATTATTCGGGTACTCTCATCAACGCCTTACTTCACCATATTGATAACCTTCCGGTAAACGGTAATGAACGCCCCGGTCTGGTACATAGAATCGATAAAGATACATCTGGATTATTGGTAGTGGCCAAGACCGATGCCGCCATGACCCATTTGGCCAAACAGTTTTTTGATAAAACTTCAGAACGGGAATACATCGCCTTGGTGTGGGGAAATGTTGCGGAAGATGAAGGTACTATTGAGGGTAATATTGCCAGACACCCGAAAAACAGGTTGCAAATGCATGTTTATACCGATGGTGAGGAAGGCAAAGAGGCCGTTACCCACTACAAGGTCATTGAACGCTTGGGATATGTGACCTTGGTCTCGTGCAAATTAGAAACGGGCCGTACCCATCAAATACGGGTGCATATGAAATACATCGGGCACACTTTGTTCAATGACGAACGGTACGGTGGTGATAAAATCCTTAAGGGGACCACATTTACCAAGTACAAACAATTCGTAGACAATACGTTCAAAATTTTACCACGACAGGCACTGCATGCCAAGACACTGGGTTTTGTACATCCTGTAAGTGGCGAATTCATGCGGTTTGATTCCGAAATACCGCAAGATATTGCAGATTGTATCGAAAAATGGCGCAGTTATGCCAAGCATAGCCAATAG
- a CDS encoding PASTA domain-containing protein: MKNFFNFLKSRVFFIQLGLALLVIVLLVFATLQWLKSTTNHGEFVEVPDFSKMSVMEMRKAVEEAGLRYEVLDSANYNPNYPRFSIIEQTPPAGNKVKENRKIYFTVNPSGYKKVTVPKIIQVTQRNAASMLRAVGLDVQRVTYIDELGKDMVYYIKYKGKRINEGDKLPKTSKLELVCGNGSIPDRAQIKADSE; encoded by the coding sequence ATGAAAAATTTCTTTAATTTTTTAAAAAGCAGGGTGTTTTTTATACAGTTGGGACTTGCTTTGTTAGTAATAGTCCTGTTGGTGTTTGCAACACTGCAGTGGTTGAAAAGTACGACCAACCATGGGGAATTCGTTGAAGTGCCTGACTTTTCCAAGATGTCCGTCATGGAAATGCGAAAGGCTGTGGAAGAGGCAGGATTGCGGTATGAGGTTTTGGATTCTGCCAATTATAACCCCAATTATCCCCGTTTTTCTATAATAGAACAAACACCGCCTGCGGGAAACAAGGTAAAAGAAAACCGTAAAATATATTTTACGGTAAACCCATCGGGATATAAAAAGGTTACCGTTCCTAAAATCATTCAAGTTACCCAGCGCAATGCTGCATCAATGTTGCGTGCCGTTGGTTTAGATGTACAGCGGGTTACCTATATTGATGAGCTTGGAAAAGATATGGTGTACTATATAAAATATAAGGGCAAGCGGATCAATGAAGGCGACAAACTGCCCAAGACTTCAAAGTTAGAACTGGTTTGTGGAAATGGCAGCATTCCCGACCGAGCGCAAATCAAAGCCGATTCAGAATAA
- a CDS encoding D-alanine--D-alanine ligase: protein MKKNIAIIMGGYSSEYKISLNSGNVVYNYLDPTKFNLFRIHVFKEKWAYVDENNMETPVNKNDFSIEIDGKKIIFDCVFNAIHGTPGEDGLMQAYLELLNIPQTSCNYYQAALTFNKRDLLSVLKPYGIRSAASYYLNWGDAIDEDKIIDTVGLPCFVKANKAGSSFGISKVYEKEKLRAAIEDAYKEDDEIIIEAFLDGTEVSVGVIKYDGKTTVLPVTEIVTENDFFDYEAKYEGKSQEITPARISDTQKNKVSELAKKAYDVLKMKGFSRSEFIFVNDEPFMLEMNTTPGLTTESILPQQAKEAGISLSQLFESAVQEALNKKA, encoded by the coding sequence ATGAAGAAAAACATTGCCATTATTATGGGGGGGTACTCCAGCGAGTATAAAATTTCATTGAATAGCGGAAATGTGGTCTATAATTATCTGGACCCAACAAAGTTTAACCTGTTCCGCATTCATGTTTTCAAGGAAAAATGGGCCTATGTTGATGAAAACAATATGGAAACCCCAGTAAACAAAAACGATTTTTCCATTGAGATTGATGGCAAAAAAATAATATTTGATTGCGTGTTCAATGCCATTCACGGCACTCCCGGGGAAGATGGGTTGATGCAGGCCTATCTTGAACTTTTGAACATTCCACAAACATCCTGTAATTACTACCAAGCGGCCCTTACGTTCAACAAAAGAGATTTGTTGAGTGTTCTAAAACCGTATGGCATACGATCTGCGGCATCCTACTATTTAAATTGGGGCGATGCAATTGATGAAGATAAAATAATAGACACCGTGGGGCTTCCCTGCTTTGTCAAGGCCAATAAGGCCGGGAGTAGTTTTGGAATTTCAAAAGTTTACGAAAAAGAAAAATTGAGAGCTGCCATAGAAGATGCTTATAAAGAAGATGATGAAATTATTATCGAAGCCTTTTTGGATGGTACCGAAGTATCGGTCGGAGTTATAAAATATGACGGGAAAACCACGGTATTACCAGTTACCGAAATCGTGACCGAAAACGATTTTTTTGACTATGAGGCCAAATATGAAGGTAAATCCCAAGAAATCACCCCAGCGAGAATATCGGACACACAAAAGAACAAAGTAAGTGAATTGGCAAAAAAGGCCTATGACGTTCTAAAAATGAAGGGATTTTCTAGAAGCGAATTCATTTTTGTAAACGATGAACCTTTTATGTTGGAAATGAATACAACACCGGGATTGACCACAGAAAGTATTCTTCCCCAACAGGCCAAAGAGGCCGGTATCTCGCTTTCCCAACTTTTTGAAAGTGCCGTACAGGAAGCTTTAAACAAAAAGGCTTAA
- the coaD gene encoding pantetheine-phosphate adenylyltransferase — MRRAIFPGSFDPITLGHYDIIQRGITLFDELIIAIGINAEKKYMFSLEERMHFIQEAFAHEPKIKVLTYKGLTVDFCKKVKADFILRGLRNPADFEFEKAIAHTNRSLSEIETVFLLTSSGKSFISSSIVRDVIRNGGDYTGLVPKSVSVK; from the coding sequence ATGAGACGCGCAATATTTCCAGGTTCTTTTGACCCCATTACCTTAGGGCATTACGATATCATACAAAGAGGTATCACTCTTTTTGATGAACTCATTATCGCCATAGGTATAAATGCAGAAAAAAAATATATGTTTTCTTTAGAAGAACGTATGCATTTTATTCAAGAAGCATTTGCCCATGAACCAAAAATCAAAGTATTGACCTATAAGGGCTTAACCGTTGATTTCTGTAAAAAAGTCAAAGCTGATTTTATTCTTAGAGGTTTGAGAAATCCAGCAGATTTTGAATTTGAGAAAGCGATTGCACATACAAACCGAAGCCTATCTGAAATCGAAACCGTTTTTTTGTTGACGTCTTCTGGCAAATCATTCATCAGCTCTTCCATAGTTCGTGATGTTATTCGGAATGGTGGGGACTACACAGGGCTTGTGCCTAAATCGGTTTCGGTAAAGTAA
- a CDS encoding PAS domain-containing protein: MLGKTKINTNNYLIKQLPKATAFLNKKLEIVHVSDRLIHDYCPDKTNILGQPFPNLFKNLEQKLKKSIGETIKGKQNPTTLERFLNDNSNEVWLEFENIPWFDENENIIGAIVQINDVTEKAKNQKELDKLKVLFNEKSEIGKIGSWEYDAVKDTLTWCNMTRKIHDVPPNFIPEIETAIDFYKAGFSKNTIAMQVDSAMKKGTPWKEKLQIVTFNGDEKWVISAGRPIFQDKKFVGLIGTFQDVDDQVKSECKTKESEQLLKTLIDNLPLNVFIKDLDSKKILVNKSECNYLGVRSKDIIGKDDFDLYPEDIAQKSRDEDLKVINTLKPILGKETISIKNDGTQTYFLTSKIPLLDSDGSATGLVGISLDISDIKQKEEELHSLINVASLQNKKLVNFAHIVSHNLRSHTANFSMLLDFLVNEKSEDEKKNIINMLVEASDNLLETLDNLNEVVAINTNVNQDKKPIRLNDKIKTVEKNLTALLINNYGKIINTISDDTHIKVIPAYIESILMNFMTNAIKYKDPHRDPVIKLSAERKGKYTVMSISDNGLGIDLDKYGDKLFGMYKTFHNNSDAKGIGLYITKNQIEAMNGKIEVYSKVGQGTTFKIFFNEQD, translated from the coding sequence ATGTTGGGCAAAACTAAAATCAATACCAATAATTACCTTATAAAGCAGTTGCCCAAAGCAACCGCTTTTCTGAACAAGAAACTAGAAATAGTACATGTTTCGGACAGGTTAATTCATGACTATTGCCCAGATAAGACCAATATATTAGGTCAACCCTTCCCAAACCTGTTCAAAAATTTAGAGCAAAAACTTAAAAAAAGTATTGGCGAGACCATCAAAGGCAAGCAAAACCCTACTACTTTAGAACGCTTTTTGAACGACAATTCCAATGAAGTTTGGTTAGAGTTTGAAAATATACCTTGGTTTGATGAAAATGAAAATATTATCGGAGCGATAGTACAGATAAATGATGTTACCGAAAAAGCGAAAAACCAAAAAGAATTAGATAAACTCAAGGTTTTATTTAATGAAAAATCTGAGATAGGAAAAATCGGTAGCTGGGAATATGATGCCGTGAAAGATACACTTACTTGGTGTAACATGACCCGGAAAATACACGATGTACCTCCAAATTTTATTCCAGAGATTGAAACGGCTATAGATTTTTACAAAGCTGGCTTTAGTAAGAATACTATCGCCATGCAAGTGGACAGTGCCATGAAAAAAGGCACACCATGGAAAGAAAAGCTTCAAATAGTTACGTTCAATGGCGATGAAAAATGGGTGATTTCCGCAGGGAGACCTATATTTCAAGATAAAAAGTTTGTAGGACTGATCGGTACTTTTCAAGATGTAGATGACCAAGTAAAGTCTGAATGCAAGACAAAAGAAAGCGAACAACTTTTAAAAACATTGATCGATAATCTCCCATTGAATGTGTTCATAAAAGATTTAGATTCCAAAAAAATATTGGTGAATAAATCCGAGTGCAATTATTTAGGGGTAAGGTCTAAAGATATTATCGGAAAAGACGATTTTGATTTATACCCTGAAGATATTGCCCAAAAATCCCGAGACGAAGATTTAAAAGTCATAAATACTTTGAAGCCCATATTGGGAAAAGAAACCATCAGCATCAAAAACGATGGTACACAAACGTACTTTTTGACCTCAAAAATACCCTTGCTCGATAGTGATGGCTCGGCGACTGGCCTGGTTGGTATTAGTTTGGATATATCCGATATAAAGCAAAAAGAGGAAGAACTGCATAGTTTAATAAACGTAGCATCTTTGCAAAACAAGAAATTGGTGAATTTTGCCCATATCGTTTCCCACAATCTACGTTCGCATACCGCTAATTTTTCAATGTTGTTGGACTTTTTGGTCAACGAAAAATCAGAGGATGAAAAGAAAAACATAATCAACATGCTCGTTGAAGCTTCCGATAACCTTTTGGAGACGCTAGACAACTTAAACGAAGTCGTAGCCATAAATACCAATGTAAACCAAGATAAAAAACCGATAAGGTTGAACGACAAAATAAAAACGGTAGAGAAAAATTTAACCGCATTGTTGATCAACAATTATGGTAAAATAATCAATACCATTTCAGACGACACCCATATAAAAGTCATACCCGCATACATAGAAAGTATTTTGATGAATTTTATGACCAATGCCATAAAATACAAAGACCCGCATCGGGACCCTGTTATAAAATTGAGTGCCGAAAGAAAAGGAAAATATACCGTTATGAGCATATCCGATAACGGTCTGGGTATAGATTTGGATAAATATGGCGATAAGCTGTTCGGAATGTATAAAACATTTCACAATAATTCTGATGCAAAAGGTATAGGTCTATACATTACCAAAAACCAAATAGAGGCCATGAACGGGAAAATAGAGGTATACAGTAAAGTGGGGCAGGGAACTACCTTTAAAATATTTTTTAATGAGCAAGATTGA
- a CDS encoding response regulator, whose product MSKIDSICIIDDDPIIVFGIKKMLSLVVEYNNLYTYKNGKLAIDGINGLLLNGMDAPDVIFLDINMPIMDGWQFLEEFIALPLTKKVRVNIVTSSIDPVDKERWEFFKSKTRHVVEFNNKPIRKADIKEITKLA is encoded by the coding sequence ATGAGCAAGATTGATTCAATCTGTATTATAGACGATGACCCGATAATCGTTTTCGGTATCAAAAAAATGCTGAGCCTTGTTGTAGAATACAATAATCTGTACACCTATAAAAACGGTAAACTGGCCATAGACGGCATTAATGGTTTACTGCTAAACGGCATGGATGCGCCGGATGTCATTTTTTTGGATATAAACATGCCGATTATGGACGGATGGCAATTTTTGGAAGAGTTCATCGCATTACCGCTAACGAAAAAAGTACGTGTCAATATCGTTACATCATCCATTGACCCGGTAGACAAGGAAAGGTGGGAGTTCTTTAAGTCCAAGACCCGGCACGTTGTCGAATTCAACAATAAACCCATTCGTAAAGCAGATATCAAAGAAATAACAAAGCTTGCCTGA
- a CDS encoding M14 family metallopeptidase — MKQVVLLTLICMFFSCEDQKQDKIEEFQTHFELSEYKETATYLQVIDFYIRLAKEFPEINIQTIGETDSGYPLHLVTFNIDGDFNFQKIGKNKTVILINNGIHPGESDGIDATMLLYRDLATGKVDAPENTVLATIPVYNVGGALNRNSFSRANQNGPTSYGFRGNAQNYDLNRDFIKVDTKNAVTFASIFHLVQPDIFIDNHVSNGADYQYTLTHLFTQHNKLGGDLGNYLNKRMMPKLSKLLQEDNWEITPYVNVFNKVPESGFSQFMDYPRYSTGYTTLWNTLGMMVETHMLKPYEKRVEGTYELMVKMIAIAEEDGKNIKTLRKEALTRHMDWTHYPVQWKIDTTRTSTLKFRGYEADTLISEVTGLPRLKYDRTKPFTKEVNYSDYFIPTDSVAIPEAYILKKGWHKVIELLNLNNIEYTKIDKDTTLSVESYRIADYKTQQNPYEGHYPHSDTKVSKEIKTVSFSQGDYYIPTNQTGIRYLLETLEPQATDSFFNWNFFDTILQQKEGFSPYVFEDVALEILQKDPELKAEFDRTKDSSATFSANWYKQLDWLFKNSKYYEDAHLQYPVYRILKSVD, encoded by the coding sequence ATGAAGCAAGTTGTTCTATTAACTTTGATATGTATGTTTTTTTCCTGTGAAGACCAAAAACAGGATAAAATAGAAGAATTTCAAACCCATTTTGAACTTTCCGAGTACAAAGAAACGGCCACTTATCTGCAGGTCATTGATTTCTACATTCGCTTGGCAAAGGAATTTCCGGAAATCAACATACAGACCATAGGAGAAACAGACAGTGGTTATCCCTTGCATTTGGTCACTTTTAATATTGATGGGGATTTCAATTTTCAAAAAATAGGCAAGAACAAAACCGTAATTTTGATAAACAATGGCATACACCCCGGGGAAAGTGATGGTATTGATGCAACAATGCTACTGTATAGGGATTTGGCCACAGGAAAAGTTGATGCTCCTGAAAATACCGTACTGGCGACCATTCCCGTATATAATGTAGGAGGTGCTTTAAACCGAAATTCATTTTCGAGGGCCAATCAAAACGGCCCTACATCGTACGGTTTTCGCGGCAATGCCCAAAATTATGACCTGAATCGGGATTTTATAAAAGTAGACACCAAAAATGCGGTCACCTTTGCTTCCATATTCCATTTGGTACAACCGGACATTTTTATAGATAATCATGTAAGCAACGGAGCCGATTATCAATATACCTTAACACATTTATTTACGCAACACAATAAATTGGGCGGCGATTTAGGCAATTACTTGAATAAACGTATGATGCCCAAACTTTCCAAATTACTCCAGGAAGATAATTGGGAAATTACACCCTACGTAAACGTTTTCAATAAAGTTCCCGAATCGGGTTTTTCCCAATTTATGGACTATCCCAGATATTCAACAGGCTATACCACTTTGTGGAATACTTTGGGGATGATGGTCGAGACACATATGCTCAAACCCTATGAAAAAAGGGTTGAAGGCACTTACGAACTCATGGTGAAAATGATAGCTATCGCCGAGGAGGATGGTAAAAACATTAAAACCCTGCGTAAAGAAGCCCTTACAAGACATATGGATTGGACACATTACCCAGTTCAATGGAAAATTGATACGACCCGAACATCTACCCTAAAATTCAGAGGTTACGAAGCCGACACGCTCATCAGTGAGGTAACCGGGCTACCAAGGCTAAAATATGACAGAACAAAACCATTCACGAAAGAGGTAAACTACAGCGATTATTTTATACCTACCGACTCTGTAGCGATACCGGAAGCCTACATATTGAAAAAAGGATGGCATAAAGTCATAGAGCTACTAAATCTTAATAATATAGAATACACGAAGATTGACAAGGATACCACGCTTTCTGTGGAATCTTACAGGATAGCTGATTACAAAACACAACAAAATCCATACGAAGGGCATTATCCCCATAGCGATACCAAAGTTTCTAAAGAAATAAAAACCGTTTCCTTTTCCCAAGGTGACTACTACATACCTACAAACCAAACCGGGATACGCTATCTTCTGGAAACACTGGAGCCACAAGCGACCGACTCTTTTTTTAATTGGAATTTCTTTGATACCATTCTACAACAAAAAGAGGGCTTTTCGCCGTACGTTTTTGAGGATGTCGCTTTGGAAATCTTACAAAAAGACCCGGAACTCAAAGCAGAGTTCGATAGAACTAAGGACTCTTCGGCAACCTTCTCGGCCAATTGGTACAAACAGTTGGATTGGTTATTCAAAAATTCAAAATATTATGAAGATGCCCATTTGCAATATCCCGTCTATCGCATTTTGAAATCTGTTGATTAA
- a CDS encoding NUDIX hydrolase gives MYKVFVNERPLILTNKLSETSNAPYFLLNADAINEALDGLSKKKLDEAFIYHPNHEEILKKFCKKIPLVVAAGGVVTNKEGKVLFIYRNDKWDLPKGKLDKGESIEECAIREVEEETGVKGLKIENFLKTTYHVFKRNGNYKLKEVHWYAMKTSFTGKLKGQKSEGIEKVKWKGPKKIQKALLNSYVNIKILFEG, from the coding sequence ATGTATAAAGTTTTTGTTAATGAACGCCCATTGATTCTTACAAATAAACTTTCCGAAACCTCTAATGCACCTTATTTTTTGTTAAACGCAGATGCCATTAACGAAGCCTTGGACGGATTGTCAAAAAAAAAACTGGACGAGGCCTTTATTTACCATCCCAACCATGAGGAAATCCTAAAAAAGTTCTGTAAAAAAATACCTTTGGTAGTAGCTGCGGGCGGTGTAGTGACCAATAAGGAAGGTAAAGTACTTTTCATATATAGAAATGATAAATGGGATTTGCCGAAGGGGAAATTGGACAAAGGCGAGAGTATCGAAGAGTGTGCCATTCGCGAGGTCGAGGAAGAAACCGGGGTGAAAGGGCTCAAAATCGAAAATTTTCTTAAGACTACTTATCACGTATTCAAAAGAAACGGTAACTACAAGTTAAAAGAAGTGCATTGGTATGCCATGAAAACCTCTTTTACGGGTAAGCTCAAAGGACAAAAAAGCGAGGGTATCGAAAAAGTGAAATGGAAAGGACCCAAAAAAATCCAAAAAGCATTATTGAACAGTTACGTCAACATCAAAATTCTTTTTGAGGGGTAA
- the pyrE gene encoding orotate phosphoribosyltransferase, whose translation MVLDKDTAKKTAELLLQINAIKLEPENPFTWASGWKSPIYCDNRIILSYPVIRNYIREEMAKQVESLYGKIDAIVGVATGAIGVGMLVAEQLGLPFAYVRPQPKSHGRQNQIEGRLDAHQNVVVIEDLISTGKSSLNAVDALKDANINVKGMVAIFTYGFDLANDNFKEKNVELHTLSDYEHLIDQASETSYIKENQMNTLLEWRKDPSTWKPN comes from the coding sequence ATGGTTTTAGATAAGGATACTGCAAAAAAAACAGCCGAACTTTTACTGCAAATTAATGCAATTAAGTTGGAACCGGAAAATCCTTTTACATGGGCCTCCGGATGGAAATCACCTATCTATTGCGACAATAGGATTATACTCTCCTATCCTGTGATACGAAATTATATTCGGGAAGAAATGGCCAAACAAGTTGAGTCGCTCTATGGTAAGATCGATGCCATTGTAGGCGTGGCCACAGGGGCCATAGGTGTAGGTATGCTGGTAGCTGAACAGCTTGGCCTACCGTTTGCATATGTTAGGCCACAACCAAAATCCCACGGTAGGCAAAACCAGATAGAAGGCCGTTTGGACGCTCATCAAAATGTAGTGGTCATCGAAGATTTGATAAGCACTGGCAAAAGCAGTTTAAATGCCGTTGACGCACTAAAAGATGCCAATATAAACGTAAAGGGCATGGTCGCCATTTTTACCTATGGTTTTGACTTGGCCAATGATAATTTTAAAGAAAAAAATGTTGAGCTGCACACCTTGAGCGACTATGAACACCTCATAGACCAAGCGTCGGAAACCAGCTATATAAAAGAAAACCAAATGAACACCTTGTTGGAATGGAGAAAAGACCCCTCTACATGGAAACCCAATTAA
- a CDS encoding SRPBCC family protein, whose product MHIESQKKTVLKSAEEVFHFLTDVKNFEILMPDSIDKFEVLSEDKFLFALKGMPEIVLKQKEEHPHSKVVLGAASDKLPFTLTADIIELENNQSEVTLSFNGEFNAMMAMMIKHPITNFIGTLSGNLSKIE is encoded by the coding sequence ATGCATATAGAATCTCAAAAAAAAACAGTTTTAAAAAGTGCCGAAGAAGTCTTTCATTTTTTGACCGATGTGAAAAATTTTGAAATTTTGATGCCGGACAGTATCGATAAATTTGAGGTCTTGAGCGAAGACAAATTTCTTTTTGCCCTAAAGGGTATGCCAGAAATTGTATTGAAACAAAAGGAGGAGCATCCCCACTCTAAGGTAGTTCTTGGAGCGGCTAGTGACAAATTACCGTTTACTTTGACTGCTGATATAATTGAATTGGAAAACAACCAAAGCGAAGTTACCTTGAGCTTTAATGGCGAATTCAATGCTATGATGGCAATGATGATTAAACATCCCATTACCAATTTCATAGGTACCTTATCCGGTAACCTTAGCAAAATAGAATAG
- a CDS encoding biotin--[acetyl-CoA-carboxylase] ligase gives MHIVKLSATDSTNSYLKNLMLSQPLQDYTVVVTEKQLKGRGQMGAIWTSESGKNLTFSILKKFKALSVIDRFLLTIAVSKAIYTVLGKLKVPDVSIKWPNDILSGQLKICGILLENTMAGNDIKSSIIGIGLNVNQIDFGDVVNATSMHIQTGSTFDLQALLQTIVDEVKHQFKNIENKILADAIVEYESLLFRKDIVSTFQDQKGEMFMGIIRGVTIEGKLKVELEDNILQEFALKEVKLVY, from the coding sequence ATGCATATTGTCAAACTTAGTGCCACGGATTCAACAAATTCATACTTAAAAAATTTAATGCTTTCACAACCATTACAGGATTATACCGTAGTGGTTACCGAAAAACAGTTAAAAGGAAGGGGGCAAATGGGTGCTATTTGGACTTCGGAAAGTGGTAAAAATTTGACATTCAGTATTTTAAAAAAATTCAAAGCACTTTCGGTTATAGATCGATTTTTACTGACCATAGCGGTTTCAAAGGCAATATATACCGTCTTAGGAAAGTTGAAAGTACCTGATGTATCCATAAAATGGCCAAACGACATTCTGTCAGGCCAATTAAAAATATGTGGCATCCTTCTTGAAAACACAATGGCAGGAAACGATATCAAGTCTTCGATCATCGGGATTGGCCTAAACGTCAACCAAATTGATTTCGGCGATGTAGTCAATGCTACCTCAATGCATATTCAAACAGGTAGTACCTTTGATTTGCAAGCCTTACTCCAAACTATCGTTGATGAGGTGAAGCATCAATTCAAAAACATAGAAAATAAGATTTTAGCTGATGCTATAGTCGAATATGAAAGTCTTTTGTTTCGAAAGGATATCGTATCAACCTTTCAAGATCAAAAAGGCGAAATGTTCATGGGAATTATTAGAGGGGTTACCATTGAAGGCAAACTTAAGGTTGAGCTAGAAGATAATATATTGCAAGAATTCGCCTTGAAAGAGGTTAAACTAGTGTATTGA
- the rsfS gene encoding ribosome silencing factor, which yields MQKGKASADELIALILQGIEDVKGQDINILDLREIENTVCDYFIICNGTSNTQVNAIVNSIQKIVSKTIKDKPWHVEGSENAEWVLLDYVNVVVHVFQKQVRDFYDIEGLWGDAKVTVVETSFNQ from the coding sequence ATGCAGAAAGGGAAAGCTAGCGCAGATGAGTTGATTGCTCTAATTTTACAGGGAATAGAAGACGTCAAAGGACAAGATATAAACATACTGGATTTAAGAGAAATTGAAAACACCGTTTGTGACTACTTTATAATATGCAATGGTACTTCCAACACGCAGGTAAACGCAATAGTCAATTCAATCCAAAAAATAGTAAGTAAAACGATTAAAGATAAGCCTTGGCATGTAGAGGGTTCAGAAAATGCTGAATGGGTGCTATTGGACTATGTGAACGTAGTGGTACATGTTTTCCAAAAACAGGTCAGGGATTTCTATGATATAGAGGGGCTTTGGGGAGATGCAAAAGTAACCGTGGTAGAAACTAGCTTTAATCAGTAA